A window of Sus scrofa isolate TJ Tabasco breed Duroc chromosome 15, Sscrofa11.1, whole genome shotgun sequence genomic DNA:
aaaaaaaagtctagtccTAACTCTCCTAgggtaaaagaatgaaagcaaaggGAGGCAAATGGTCACAGGTAAAGAGAAGGCTCTGCCTAGAATATGGAAATAACAACTTAGATTCATGTTGTGGAGAACTGGAACAGGGAGCAAGGGGTGGAAGGACAGGTTTTCTTCTTGGAACACTTGATGACATGACAGATGACTGTTGGTTTACAGGTCAGAATGTAGCAATATGTCTTGAAATCGtaatctttctgtttttcttttctccacttctAAGTGATAATGTCCCCTGGTGAGTCAGAGGCATACTTTGAGATGAAGTGGAATTGTTAGAGCAgtaatgaaaacagaaagaagaaacttTTCCAGACTTTTGGACCGGATTTTTGAGAATCAAAATGGAATGTCCAAAGAAAGcagaataatgatttttttttttttttaccatgatgAGCATGACGAGTACACAGGAAGGTCATgactctctcttctccctttgtCAAAAAGAGAAGCCGACATGGGGTGTGATGCTTTGAGGGAGACTAATGGCAAAACAGTACACATTTACTTccacaagtatttactgagtgctcaCTACATGCAAGGCACTGTACTAGgtgatggagaaataaaaatggcttaGATATGATCTTGGTTCACAAATATCTCATAACCCTCAGAGAAAACACACAACGAATTACAATAGAACATATTGAACCAGTCATAGAATCTGTTcttgcataaatattttattcttgttattCAATATCAGCCATCCACCAAAAAAGCCACAGAACACGATTTTAGAAAGTATAGACTAGTGTTATTAGGATGCCAGTGTTTGCTTCTAAGACAGTGTTCCTTTTTTGGAATCAGCAAAAATGTGCAGCTATTCATAAAGGAAAGTAGTTATTCCAAATGAGAATAAGAGAATCAGAATAATTCAGTCTgagatggggctgggggaggggagacagttggttataaaagaaagaaaatccacacATTTCTACTCTCCCCTCTTGAAGTTGTGCGTGGGTGAGCCAGAGGTGAGGCATGGCTAGGAAATTTAGTGCAGCACAATGCCCACCTCTGATCCTCCTGGCAGAGGGCATCTCCCAGAGGCCCAAGCAACTCCTAAAACCCGGTGTTTCTTTGCCGTCCATGTCAACTTAATTGTGGATATCACTTACTCTCCCTTGATATGAAAATAGTCAAGAGAACCcttcattcatatattttgtttattaatgcCAACACTGGGAATGCATCTTCTTTCTAGGCCAGATAAATTTGCAAACCAAATTCCTGTTACACATGATTTGAGTAAAAATGAACAATGTCCCTTTCAAATAAAAACAGTGGTTAATAAAAGGTAATAAACAGAAGACAAGCTTATAGGAACATGTAATTTAAAGTGTTTCTTTTGACTTTGAGTGTTTTTGTAATGCTGGCAACTATATGTGGTTCTCCACATTGATATCTACGGTTATcgagtagggaaaaaaaacatgcaTATAAGTCACTATATCCCAAAACTCAAGTTGCTTACATGTACACCTGGAAATGTAGactaaaaatcattagaaattgACAAAAATGGAGGGGGAAAAGCAAAAGATTAGCCATGTCCATGACTGAATTTTTCTAATGAGAAGTTTCCTTTGTAGCTTTAAATCAGCCAGACAcctgaaagaacaagaaaatgttATAacgaaatagaaaatgaatattaCAGAATTAATGTAAAGACCCAAAGATcaatatatttcaatgaaaattatttttgccttCATTTGCTACTCAAAATTGTTAGGAAGGGAGAGCttataattatgaaatattctccaagtccaaagCTTTGCTTCTTTTACAAGGTTAAATAATACCCCTAACTGGGTGCCTTCTTTTTCCTGCCCTTAAACACTACCTTGTGTCATGCTCACATGAAAGTGTATATTTGATGTTTTCTCTGACATTGCCTATGAGTTGAAGACCTATATCTGACATTTATAGATGAATAAGCTAAGACCCACAAATGACTTGTATGCAATACTGCCTCATACTGAAATTGGTACTttgtattaataattattttcagttttagtcTGGTACCCTAGGGCTAGAATGTGGAAAATAGTCAAGAGAACActtcattcatatattttgttcattctattttttattttatcactgtAGGAAAGTTTTCAAGTGCATTTGCCACCTGAtaaatttcatcttcttttaagaacaatgatcattttttaaaaaaatcatcacattTAAAAGAGCTAATAATCAAAATCTTTCACAATCAGAATGAGGTACAATAATAGTTTGCTTCCTCACAAATTCACTCATATGATCCTGAAAGAATGGAAGTGGATTTTAATTATGATTCAGTTCCCTTTATTATTCAACCACACAAAAAGCGAATTTGTGGGGAAGGGATGATGGGGTTGGGACTGATATAGATACAtgactatatatagaatagacaGGTAATtgggacctactatatagcacagggaaatttactcaggaCTATATGGTAacttatacaggaaaagaatctgaaaaggaatgaatatatgtatggctgatttactttgctgtgtgcctgaaattaacacaactttgtaggTCAACCATATGCCActaaaatcaacaaacaaacaaacaaaacccacaacaAGCTAAGGGACTAGAATCATAATACATCTTCTTGGAATGCAtcacatctgtttctttttaagtgGTAGGTATTTATCTGAAAGGAATGCTAatgtaataagaataataaaattcaaatattaaacataaacaaatttctaattattttcctaCAAGAAAAATGACATCTTCACTAATAttccacctttcttttttctctaggtGAGGAAGCTCAAGCTCAAATATATGCTCGATACTTTCTCCCCCAAAGAAGCATTCTTTTAACTTTAACTTTTCATTTAATCCAACTGCACAATTCAATATATTTCTTCATATACAATTTTTCACATAATTTAGCCATACAGTCTGGTCTgtggtatttcattatatttcataattCTATTAAGAGTAATAATTCTGCTATTTTTAATATCTCTCCCTAGAAAgctatgcttaaaaaaaatcataactgtcatttctttttaaaaccaaactataaaatatttgaacCAACTCTAAATATTAATGGCAATAAATATCATCCTGAAAACTTATTTATatgaggaaataaaatcatttgaaaaatgattttgaaaatctCTTTATGACTTTGTGATTGAGTTGCATGTTGATATAGATCCTGGGAGTAAAAGGATAAGTTTTACCTGTGCTCAAAATAAACATTCAGCCTTTGAGGTGTTTGGGGAAGGAGTTTTTCTGTTCCTTAAAATCTGAAAATGCAGAAGCAATAAGTTCTGATTGGAAAGAAAGAGGTCTGGGATTCTCGTTCATGGAGAAAGTATTCGAAAACCTCTCAAGATCAAGACCTCGTCCCTTAAAATACGCCTGAAGGGTTCTGAAAaactgaagagagaaagaaaatgttcagtgccatttataaattaaacacCAAAAATACTCAAAGATGAATATTTTCCCCCTCGTCATgtccactccccgccccccaacctcCACCAATTGACTTCAGGGCTAGTAAAGAGGCAGGAggtagaaaatccagaaatagaaacACAAGTTTTGCCTCCTTTCGCTCTTTTCTCTCCACTGTCCTCCCCTGGACCTTTTATCCAACATTTCAACACTAGACAAGATAATTCACCATTCTTGGTAGAAATCAAGAGAGGAAGATCAGTTCTTTTAACAGCATCAGTCAGAAAACTCACTGCCCATCTCCAAGTACAAAAGTCAGAGGTGAAACTGAACTCCACAGTGACCAGAACTCACGTGCCTCCTCCCTATTGATGGGAAGACAGATCCCAGTCATTCCACACATGgggtttttcagttttcctttaggACATGAATACACAGAAGCTGTGCAAGATGCTGTTCGATGGTTTTAATCCTATCTTGTtatcattttctttagaaaagatcattagcatcattttctttaaaaaaaactaaatcttGAAATCAATGCCAACGTGTTtattgtatttgcatttttttaaaaataatttttatggatATTTTGAATTGTACTTCCAAGATAACTTTATGTTGAACATAATGCCTAGTAAATTGACAAGAATGCAGGTCAACTTTCAGTTGTTGCAACTGAGCTTTGCAAGCATTGGTTATGTGAGAATCTGTTTTATTATCGATTCAACCCAAGCTATGCAAAATGGAATTCCCTGTTATGCTTTTGATTTTGTATATAAGAACTCAAGGCTATAAATTAATGTGTATAGAAGATCACTTACAAATGTCCTGTGTGTGTATAAGatcatttctaaatataaatttgtTTCGCTTCACAGAAAGAAATCTAAGTTGGTGAAAGGAACAATGGAACACCAGCCACTAGGCAAGCAAAACTCTTCCCTGGTCCTGTTGGGGAACTTTCTCAGCTCTTGGCAGCCTTCTCTCCACTGCGCTCTAGCAGAGTGCAATGTGTACAAATCCAGAGAGGTACCAATTTCACCCTGTAGTCAGGCATGTTCCAAGGGGATGTTCTTACTAGATCTCGGTTTCTAGGATTGTTGAGCGGCTtccatttctcttcatttctcaaCATGGCTCCATGCACAAGCCCCGGTAGCACCACGGCAACACATAGCAGCAGGAATGCTTTGGGCATGGTGGAATGAAGCTGAGTGAAAGGAAGAATCAAGGAAATGCTGATGGTCAATGGCtagaggtgaggggtggggagagactgaagttgagagagaggaggaggagaagggagggcaaaaacagaaaagagaaagaggaaacatttttaaagagagacaAGGCAGAAGAAATAGTATTTTGGTTCACCTGAATTCTgcaattctctttctttcccagatTCATTTGCTAATGAGGCCCTCTACTAAAATCAGTTGGTTAACTTAAAGAAGTCCATGAGAATGAGAATGCTATACAGTGATTAACAAAACAGTTATGCATACAAACTAGAAAGTCTGAACATGccttttcatctgaaaaaaaaagtactttgttGTCTTCAAAGTGCAATtcttaacaaccaaaaaaacaaaacacaaccaacCTTAAATTACTTTAAGTGTGAGACAACAgtctcaaaaaaagagaaagaaataaaaagacagtaaCATATATCCCAAATTGAGAAATGCACCTTAACCACAGGTCTGAGACAGAGTCACACCACACCAGCGTAAAAAGAGATTATCTCCCACCCCCGAGGTGTGAACTGGAAATGAAACACATAGAAAGAGCTTATAAAGCTTACCAGGAGTTTGGCTTTGCCTAGCCCTGCTTGGTTACGCTGCCTAAAATCTCCAAGGCGATTCATGGCTGCTTATAACCGGTGGATGGGCTGCATGCAGGTGGGAGTCACTGACGTGAGCAAGGGAGTTCAAAAATAATGATTCCATTTTCATCCACAGCACAAAGACCCTTGAGAATGACATCTTCAAGCTTCTTCAGGGCTAACAGTGAACCTATTTGTCCTCAGTACAGCAGACTCCCCTCCAACCACTGAACATTTTATTTGGATTGTTTAAAACACACAAGGCAAAGTGgctttctccttttcccttttaagAGGAAGTATATACACGGCAACTGGGAATATGAGGACAATTATCCCACCTAATATAACACTCTGTTGGAGCTATCAGCCTTTCAAATTAAcgctttttaaacagaaaattctaTTGCAAGAGACAAAATTGCTCTTTCTGACCTGTACCTTACATTTCTTCTGAGAATCTCAAGAAGCTTTACAAGTTTTAAGTAGTGGGATGATTTATCATAATACCTCTTCAAAGCAGAGCAAAAAGATAGCACATGTTttgtggaaagaagaaaaattactatACTTACAATATCTTCTCTGAATCAATGCCATCTGAAAAAAATGGTAGGGCTGAGAAATTGGACTTGATGAGTTGTAAAGTTGCTTTGCTCCCCCCAAATTCAGAGCAGTCCAGGACAAGCTCTTTGTTGAGAAGACTAGTAATCTGTCTTAGAAATTAGAATACCTAGCCATGGTCTCAGTCTCGCCATCTTGACCTCGGGCAAGTCACTATgaccttcatttatttatgtctcgGTTCATTCCTCAACAAACTTTATTGAGTATCTAGTATGTGTGCCAGGTACTGCACAAAGCTTTGGGGGTAAAATGGTAAGAATAATAATGAGACCTTATTCTCTTAAATTAACAGATTAGTGGGCAAGATAGACACTAATCATAAATCATTATAcaacagaatatataaatataaatgataatttcTATTGAGATTATGGTGCTATGAGAGTATAAAGCCAGTGAATTTGATGCGGTCTCAgggatcagggaaggcttctgtgAAGAAGTGACCTTGCATCTAGTAGGTGAGTAGGAGTTACCTAGGCAACCTAGaaaggacagagggagaagagTTTCAAGCAAAGTGAACAACTGTGCCAGACCTTGTGACTGAAAGGACCATGGCCCATTAAAGCAACTGAAATTAAGTTAGTATTTGAGGAGTAGAGGGAACAAGGGCCAGGGGTGGCATGGGGTGGGTGGATGGTGTCATACGGGCCTTTACAGGTAGTCAGAGTATCATCTTTCTGCTGCAAGCAATGCTAAGTGATTAAAAAGTTTCAGCATTCAAGTGACTTGATCAGaattgcaatttatttattttttggctcctcttttagggctgcacttgaggtatatgggaattttccaggccaggggttgaagtggagcggcagctgctggcctacgccagagccacagcaacgcaagatccaagctgcatctgcgacttacaccacagcccacagcaatgctggatccttaacccactgagtgaggccagggatcaaacccacatgctcatggttactagttgggtttgttaccactgagccaccacgggaactcctagacttgcaattaaaaaaaaaaaaaaaaaaaaaaaaaaagctattctggTTGCAGTGGGGAGAACATACTGAGCTAGAAAAGAGGAGTGTGGGAGACCAGATGAGTGGCTACTGCAATAGTCCAGGCAGAGGAAGATGGATTAGGGTGGAAGTACAGATGCAGGGTTGTGAATGGATCTGAGAGATAGTTGGAAGCTATTGGTTCTGTACTGGATTCTGGGGAGACAAAGCTAAAAGGAAGAGAGTTTCAAGACCAATCCCTAGGTCTCAGTCTTCTACAGCTAAGTGGACTACAGTACCATTTGCTGGCACATCAAACATTGGCATGAAGAGGTGAAGACCATGAGTTCCACTTGGGACAAGTTGAGTTTGAGGAGCCCTTGGAAATCTCCCAGTGGGGACAGAGAGTACAGAGTTGGAAACACAaatctgaagctcagagaagtctGGGAAGGAAATGTAAATGTGAGAGTTGTTGGCATATAAAGGATGAGATCACCTTAGTGAAGattagaaaatgagaagaaaagatgGCCTAGGATTTGAGCTTTGAGAAATTTGAACATGAACTACGCTTAAACAGGAATCTGTACACTGGACACCCTGGAGGTAGGGGAAAAACCTGGAGAGTATAGGAGTAAGAGAAGAGGGTATTTCAAGGAGGAGCAAGTTGGGTAAAATGAGGACTGGAAAGGATCCATGGAGCATTAGAGATGTTTTGGTAGATGAAGGTGAGATTAGATTAGAAGCGAGTGgatggagagaaagcagagaatgAATATGCCCAGGTGTTGAGAAGTgtagctgtgaaaagaaaaagaaagaaggcagtaACCGGGGGGAGAAATGGAGTCAAGGGAAGGTATAGTCATTATaggctttttggggtttttgtgtgtgtgtgtctttttagggccgcacccgaggcgtatggaggttcccgggctaggggttgaattggagccgtagtcgctggcctatgccacagccatagcaacgccacgatgggaactcctgtcatcatGGGTTTCAATGTTAAGATTTGAGACTATTTAAAAGTCAGTGGTCCAGTGAGTAAATCAATATCCCGGAATTTCATTATCTCAACTCTGCTTGAAGCTCTGGGACTTCAAAGTTAAAGCACCTAATAATATTGAAGTATTCAAGTGTTAATATTATTAACATTGTAAATTCCTTAAACTAGGCTCACCTGTGCATTCCCCAAGTATCAACAGTTGAGCCTTAAACATAGACAATGACCACTGTAAATGGTAAGACTGAATAAATTAGAATAGTTTTGCACAGCTATTTATCCATGAATAATTTCTAACTTTAGTTCCTTTCATATAAAAACACAGGTGTTCCCGTTGGGCACAgtggtaagaaacccaactagtatccatgaggttgtgggttcgatccctggcctcactcagtgggttaaggatcctgcattgctgtgagctgtggtgtaggtcacagatgtggctcagatctggtgttgctctgcctgtggcctaggccggtggctatagctctgattcgacccctagcctgggaacttccatatgccatgggtgtggccctaaaaagacaaaaaaaaaatatgtgtgtgtgtgtatatatatatatatatataattacggTTTATTTGTTCTCCCTTTTAAGAGCTCCccatttaggaaatatttatagtttctcaaaggagcaaagaaataaaagtaatacacCTATTATCACCTTGTTCACTAAGACTGGAGTTTTCCTgacttaaaagaaattatttaaataaaaacaattatttttaattcttttgtttcttaacCTCAAGTCTCTGTTTTGAAAAGCAGAATGTATTACTGATAAGGTTGATGACATTTTCTTCAGAATGTATCAATACAGTACTCAGTAGATATTTTGCAATTACTGGTTGATAAGTCcaatcaaaagagagaaaaggtgtttccttgtggtgcagcaggttgaggatccgacattgtcactgcattgactcaggttgctgttgtggtgcagattcgatccccgggttgggaacttccatatgctgcatgcacagacaggaaaaaaaagggggggggcggggggaacaaAACCAGGATAGTTCAGGTTCCCAAACCAGTAATTTCGAGTCTAAATTATCATAATTGTCCTCTTCATTAAAAAGAGCATGATGCATAAAAGTAGCAGTTTGGGCTGTTCCGCCTTCTACATCTAAGAGGCATTCAATTAAGGAACTTTGCTGGTATTTCTGCACCAGAAATTGAGAGCAAAATAGAGTACTCAGCAAAGGACTATCACATAAAAGAAATCCAATAAATAAGGTTTGACTGAATCACAAACTTAGAGCATAAATTCAAAAAGTAATGGTAAAGATGAGGAGAGGACACTAATGAAGAGGATAGTGTGCGAGGCACAGAGATATTTTAAAACCACTGGATTGTTGGACTACGTAACCTAATTCAAATCCTTCCTGTCTTTATCAGGAAAAGAAAGGGCAGAGCTGGTATAGCTATTTAGCCCTAATCATGAACGGGGATGGGAATTTaatctccttcttcttcctcctggtcTGAGtaagggaaatagaaaatgacGGTTTGCAGGCTGCTTCCTCAGTGATGATGAGACCTTCAAAGATAATGGAAAGGTTGCTCATATGAACAATAGAGAACGCCATGCAGCTTTCTGCTCACAGCAATCATAACTGCTTTTTGTGGCAGTGGGCAGATTTCAGTTTGAAAACAGACTGaagagaagatgagaaagaaggATAAGACTCTTGCCAAGCACAGAACAGAAGCAAAGAGGACCCACCAAGACTACTACAATGGATGGGAGAGGCTCACCTCTTGTATCCTGGGGCCACATCAAACTTCCAGATCCTGTGAGGCCCTGGGGAGGTGAGGGAAGGCCAGAAACCACAGAAATTGGATCTCTGCTCCCCAACTCCATTCATATAAGGGCTTAGAGTTGGataagttcattaaaaaaaaaaaaaactatgataggagttcccatcatggctcagtggtaacgaacctgactagtatccacgaggacgtgggtttgaccctggcctcgctcagtgggttaaggatctggcattgccgtgagctatggtttaggtcacagatgtggttcagatcccatgttgctgtggctgtggctgtggccagtcgctgcagctccagttggacccctagcctgggaacttccatatgctgcaggtgcagccctaaaaagaaaaaaaaaaaaaaaaaaaagaaaaaacttatgaCATTCCCAAATTCCTCCACAATATGGCAATATGGCTGCCCATTCATTCCTTCTGGCAGTATTAGTACAGTGTAAGTCCCTCTGACTGTAGAGAATTGACTCTTAGAATTCTCTAGCCATTCTCTACGgagaaatgttttattctttgttctcctttgttttgtttaaaaaatgttaaaagaggttttttggttttttgtctttttagggccacacccacagcatatggaggttcccaggctagatgactaattagagctgtagctaccggctacaccacagccacagcaacaccagatctgagctgcatctgtgacctacaccacagctcagggcaatgccagatccttaacccactgagcaaggccagggatcgaacctgcaacctcatggttcctagtcaaattcgttaaacactgagccaggccagggattgaacctgcaacctcatggttcctagtcagattcattaaacactgagccaggccagggattgaacctgctacctcatggttcctagtcagattcgttaaccactgagccatgatgggaactccaaaagaggtattttgaagaggaaaagagatCCTCTTTCAGAAACATGTTACAGCTGCTTTTACTTCTTCAGGCAGGGTATGGGCCACTTATAGAAGCCTGGGTTCATTAAGGAAGGAGGACAAGGGCTATGTGGGGTGGCCATCCTTCCTTGAGAGCGTTTGCTGTCAAACCCGGCCAGGCTCCACAGCATCTGCTCTCATCAGGTTCTCTGTTATCATCAGCTGGAGCCTTGGCAGCAGCCTCCTTTTCTCCCCAAA
This region includes:
- the C15H2orf66 gene encoding uncharacterized protein C2orf66 homolog, with amino-acid sequence MNRLGDFRQRNQAGLGKAKLLPLTISISLILPFTQLHSTMPKAFLLLCVAVVLPGLVHGAMLRNEEKWKPLNNPRNRDLFFRTLQAYFKGRGLDLERFSNTFSMNENPRPLSFQSELIASAFSDFKEQKNSFPKHLKG